From one Desulfurobacterium thermolithotrophum DSM 11699 genomic stretch:
- a CDS encoding pyridoxal-phosphate-dependent aminotransferase family protein: MKPIKQRLLTPGPTVVPERVLEALGKSTLYHRSPKFKEIFLEARKRLKKLFRTEGEVLILTSSGTGAMEAAVTNLFNPGDSAVVVVGGKFGERWKELCETFGVKPIVIEVEWGKSVRLEDIEEALKANSDVKGVLVQICETSTGTIHDVKGIGDLLKNYPDVLLIADGITAYGVYDIPTDEWGIDVGITGSQKALMTPPGLAIISLNEKAQKRLLEVETRSYYFDLKKELKKQQSGQTAYTAGVNLVVALNEALKMIEEEGLENVAKRHERLAQATRAGVRALGLELLSENPANGVTAVLSPKGINGQDIVKIAREKYGITIAGGQEHLKGKIFRLSHMGYVDIFDILTGLEVVEFALYELGYRNFKFGDSVSAAMETYQNL; this comes from the coding sequence TTGAAACCGATAAAGCAAAGACTTTTAACACCAGGTCCAACAGTGGTACCAGAAAGAGTTCTTGAGGCTTTGGGAAAATCTACTTTGTACCACCGCTCTCCTAAGTTTAAGGAAATTTTTCTTGAAGCAAGAAAAAGACTAAAAAAACTTTTTAGAACAGAAGGAGAAGTTCTCATTCTTACGTCTTCAGGAACTGGGGCAATGGAAGCTGCAGTTACAAATCTTTTTAATCCTGGAGATAGTGCAGTTGTCGTTGTTGGTGGTAAGTTTGGAGAGAGATGGAAAGAGCTCTGCGAAACTTTTGGGGTAAAACCAATAGTTATTGAGGTTGAGTGGGGAAAAAGTGTTAGATTAGAGGATATTGAAGAAGCTTTAAAAGCAAACTCAGACGTTAAGGGCGTTCTCGTTCAGATCTGTGAAACTTCCACAGGAACAATACACGATGTCAAAGGTATTGGAGATCTCCTTAAAAATTATCCTGACGTTCTTCTTATAGCAGACGGAATAACAGCCTACGGGGTTTATGACATTCCTACAGATGAGTGGGGAATTGATGTTGGAATAACAGGTTCTCAGAAAGCTTTGATGACACCTCCAGGACTTGCAATTATTTCTCTAAACGAAAAAGCACAAAAAAGACTATTAGAAGTAGAAACAAGAAGCTACTACTTTGACTTAAAAAAGGAACTTAAGAAACAACAAAGTGGACAAACTGCCTATACTGCAGGAGTAAATCTTGTTGTTGCTTTAAATGAAGCTCTTAAGATGATCGAAGAAGAAGGACTTGAAAACGTTGCAAAGAGACACGAAAGACTTGCACAAGCCACAAGGGCTGGTGTTAGAGCTCTTGGACTTGAACTTCTTTCTGAAAATCCTGCAAACGGTGTTACAGCAGTTCTTTCACCAAAAGGAATTAACGGTCAGGATATCGTGAAAATCGCTAGAGAAAAATACGGAATTACAATTGCCGGTGGTCAGGAACATCTGAAAGGGAAGATTTTTAGACTTTCTCACATGGGATACGTTGATATATTTGACATCCTGACAGGCCTTGAGGTTGTTGAGTTTGCACTTTATGAGCTTGGATACAGAAACTTTAAGTTTGGTGATTCAGTATCTGCAGCTATGGAAACTTATCAAAATCTATAG
- a CDS encoding FKBP-type peptidyl-prolyl cis-trans isomerase, giving the protein MNYIYTVEYTLRNSEGRVIDTSQGREPFRFVSGRNEVIPGFEREVSSMEVGEEKTFTLSPQEAYGERREELIETLPRQYFQGVELQKGGVLYGQTPDGQTVMVTVLDFNDETVTIDHNHPLAGEALTFTVKLLNKEEFNG; this is encoded by the coding sequence ATGAATTACATCTACACAGTTGAGTACACTTTAAGAAACTCCGAAGGGAGAGTAATTGACACAAGCCAGGGAAGAGAACCTTTCAGGTTTGTAAGTGGAAGAAACGAAGTAATTCCAGGCTTTGAAAGGGAAGTTTCCTCAATGGAAGTTGGTGAAGAGAAAACTTTTACACTTTCTCCTCAGGAAGCTTACGGAGAAAGAAGAGAAGAACTCATAGAAACGTTACCAAGACAGTATTTTCAGGGAGTAGAGCTCCAAAAGGGAGGCGTTCTTTACGGTCAAACTCCAGATGGACAAACAGTAATGGTTACAGTTCTTGATTTTAACGATGAAACTGTAACTATAGACCATAATCATCCTCTTGCAGGAGAAGCTCTTACATTTACAGTAAAACTTCTTAACAAAGAGGAGTTTAACGGCTAA
- a CDS encoding flavin reductase family protein, producing MKVAKVGETDQKLISKLIFNTVVPRPIAWITTVSNEGVVNLAPFSFYNAVTTKPPIVVVSIGKRKDGTRKDTGRNIRETGEFVINVVSEEFLNKMVETGNDFPPEESEAEKIGIALEPSLMVKPPRVKGVPAALECRCQEIVEIGDTPMDLVIGEVVAIHYEPSILETQKGIVGRLGGKRYCIVREEINISDLD from the coding sequence ATGAAAGTAGCAAAAGTTGGGGAAACCGATCAGAAATTGATTAGTAAACTTATTTTCAATACAGTTGTTCCAAGACCCATAGCCTGGATTACAACCGTTTCAAATGAGGGAGTCGTTAATCTGGCTCCCTTTTCCTTCTATAATGCAGTGACAACGAAGCCTCCTATAGTTGTTGTCTCAATCGGAAAGAGAAAAGATGGAACCCGAAAAGACACCGGAAGGAACATCAGGGAAACTGGAGAGTTTGTAATAAACGTTGTCAGTGAAGAGTTTCTCAATAAAATGGTTGAGACAGGGAACGACTTTCCACCTGAAGAGAGTGAAGCCGAAAAGATTGGGATAGCTCTTGAACCCTCCTTGATGGTTAAACCTCCAAGGGTAAAAGGTGTTCCAGCAGCCCTTGAATGTAGATGTCAGGAAATCGTTGAAATTGGCGATACGCCAATGGATTTGGTTATTGGCGAGGTTGTTGCAATTCACTATGAGCCTTCTATCCTTGAAACTCAAAAAGGAATTGTTGGAAGACTTGGTGGCAAAAGATACTGCATTGTAAGAGAAGAAAT